A window of Deltaproteobacteria bacterium genomic DNA:
CACAGTGGGTGGCGAGGCCCGCAAGATCCGCCCCGTTGTCGTTGTGAGCCAAAACGAGATGAACCAGTTTCTGGACACGGTGGTGGTCTGTCCGCTCACGACGGCGCTGCATCCCACGTGGAGGAGCCGGTTACAGGTCGAATGCGCGGGGAAAAAAGCAGAAGTTGCCGTCGACCAGATACGCGCCATCAGCAAACAACGGATTCGGCGCAGGCTGGACCGGTTGTCCGCCGGGGCAGCGGCTCAACTCAGACGAATCATCACGGAAATGTACGGGGGATAGTCGGGCGCGTCACGATACGCTGTTCCAGGAACCGGAGCCGATACATGGACTATATCATCGGCGTCGACATCGGCGGCACATATATAAAAGACGAGAATCCGGGCTAACGGCGTACGGCGCCACACGATGACAACAGTTGCCGTCCAGGGACAATAGGCCATAAACCACTAATAATAAAAGTAAATAATATACAAAGGTCTCTTGCATCGACGCCTC
This region includes:
- a CDS encoding type II toxin-antitoxin system PemK/MazF family toxin; this translates as MATFPGQYVIYFADLNPTVGGEARKIRPVVVVSQNEMNQFLDTVVVCPLTTALHPTWRSRLQVECAGKKAEVAVDQIRAISKQRIRRRLDRLSAGAAAQLRRIITEMYGG